In a single window of the Streptococcus ilei genome:
- a CDS encoding ZmpA/ZmpB/ZmpC family metallo-endopeptidase, which translates to MKQTRKAVEKITKYSIRKLSVGVGPVAIGAFFFATSLLGAPSVQADQLTREATVHLGYVTENELTPEEQAQVIHAIPEEYQNEDTFYLVYRKKTASQGLLPQTGTTELAIAGLSLATASFAVLLLSKKHRKKVMGLLLIGSMGQSLLLSIDAAALQNIELRSYNHTLSIASSKELANGVIPIEGYDYVGYLRYSATPKLDGQAPVVKGKEKPAISGLYQPATKEETLTQVTPNEGPTFPLVEKPRVEVSTEIIPFETVEQIDPTLAKGQTTVLRAGQNGEQTVLTEVSTVNGQEVRKVLERTVTKEAVPQIIAIGTKEEIQPSPQPVPVVTAKGTQEEGHAGEAPVQPENPAYTGVVEAKGTQEEGHVGEAPVQPENPAYTGVVEAKGNQEEGHVGEASVQPENPAYTGVVEAKGTQEEGHVGEAPIQPENPAYQIMEGTVTETETEVLPYETEYVSDANRYTDEESILQKGEAGSQEVRRVYKTVNGEKIGEPLSTTTETVKAPVTEKISRGTKEIEGQAEEVAFEEIPFKTVTEQDATLLKGSERVSQAGKNGKKKITKLYKTIKGVKTTDAPTVSEEVVEQAQDQIIQKGSKELEKPTLTLTQVDKEELERSAKATYQLDKPEGVTIKSIQAVLKKGDQVVKTFALSETDLAAALLDLDYYKDYTLATTMVYDRGNGDEEEVLKEEPLRLDLKKVEVKNIKETSLISVDDQGLETDRSLLSETPSDVKPYYLKVTTHDNKVTKLAVDKIEEVTVDGATLYKVTAKAPDLVQRTADNQFNEDYVHYIAKPKAHEGDVYYNFNELVKAMQANPTGTFKIGSNMNAANVQPAGKSYVTNAFKGILESTDGNTFAIHNITRPLFGNIEGGSVKNLLLENVAIDLPGTDRVAPIAGVIKNNATVENIKVTGSVVGNNDVAGIVNKIDGSGKVSNVAFIGKLHAAGNRGGYLAGVVGENWKGVVEKAYVDAEITGNKAKAAGLVYSSQNGGNNHTVGKEGVLKNSVAKGSIELKEAVQSGGLLGTNWALGAIEDNITMMKVKTGEMVFGHSDIDADDYFTYSRTKRNYSVEGVSEGKKTFNNSRKIPSISLAEAEQKIEAMGITADKFTSSKPIEDTLNHLVSKDDQYKTITGYDAARELAYRNIAKLQPFYNKEWIVDQGNKLAATSPLLTKEVLSVTAMKGNDFVTELADVDHILIHYADKTKDVFSISPKESKVKQVKEYSVAELGEVVYTPNMVDKDRSDLISAIVGKLSPVELQSDPIYTHLGRTGPNKVNAIKNLYLEESFQEVKDNLTHFVKQLVENQDHQLNTDEAAQRALIKKIEDNKAAVLLGLSYLNRYYGVKFDDVNLKQLMLFKPDFYGKNVDVLDRLIEIGSKEDYIKGTRTHDAFREVVAKSTLSGNLNDFLKYNMELFTSDTDLNDWFIKATKDNVYIVEPETTNPAFASAKHRAYEGLNNDVHGKMILPLLNLKDAHMFLISTYNTMAYSSFEKYGKNTEAERTAFKAEIDKVAKGQQNYLDFWSRLATDKVRNQLLKSNNMVPTPVLDNQNYKGISTDRYGHTNSGKDVAPIRELYGPTDRYHATDWRMGAVARIYGNPYKDDSVFFMVTDMISDFGVSAFTHETTHVNDRMVYLGGWRHREGTDIEAFAQGMLQTPSVSNPNGEYKALGLNMAYERPNDGNQWYNTNPNDLTSRDEIDRYMKGYNDTLMLLDYLEGEAVLDKHSKDLNNAWFKKVDKQYRGANTKNQFDKVRPLSDEEKAIALHTVDDLITNNFMTNRGPGNGVYNPSDFGSAYVTVPMMTGIYGGNTSEGAPGAMSFKHNTFRLWGYYGYEKGFLGYASNKYKQESKQAGHTTLGDDYIIQKISDGRFSTLEDWKKAYFNEVVTSAKNGMQAIDIDGKTYTSYEDLKRAFAEAVDKDQATLSNGAVKFVNTVSLKEKIFKKLLQQTDSFKTSIFN; encoded by the coding sequence ATGAAACAAACAAGAAAAGCTGTTGAAAAGATTACCAAGTATTCGATTCGAAAATTATCCGTCGGAGTAGGACCGGTTGCTATTGGAGCCTTTTTCTTTGCAACCAGCTTGTTAGGTGCACCATCCGTACAAGCAGATCAACTGACTCGAGAAGCAACAGTTCATTTAGGCTATGTTACGGAAAATGAGTTAACACCCGAAGAACAAGCCCAGGTGATTCATGCTATTCCTGAAGAGTATCAAAATGAAGATACCTTTTATCTGGTGTATAGGAAGAAAACAGCTAGCCAAGGGCTGCTGCCACAAACAGGCACGACCGAATTAGCAATTGCAGGTCTTAGTCTGGCGACTGCCTCCTTTGCAGTTCTTTTGCTTTCCAAGAAACATCGTAAAAAAGTAATGGGACTTTTATTAATTGGTTCCATGGGGCAAAGTCTGCTCTTGTCTATCGATGCTGCGGCCTTGCAAAATATTGAATTACGAAGCTACAATCACACTCTTTCCATTGCAAGCAGTAAAGAATTAGCCAATGGTGTTATTCCGATTGAAGGTTATGACTATGTCGGCTATCTTCGATATTCAGCTACTCCTAAATTGGATGGGCAAGCACCTGTCGTGAAAGGTAAAGAAAAGCCGGCCATCTCCGGTCTCTATCAACCCGCAACGAAAGAGGAGACTCTAACTCAGGTTACACCAAATGAAGGCCCTACTTTCCCTCTAGTGGAGAAGCCAAGAGTTGAAGTATCAACAGAAATTATTCCATTTGAAACTGTAGAACAAATAGATCCTACTTTGGCCAAAGGTCAAACGACAGTTCTAAGAGCTGGGCAAAATGGGGAACAAACTGTTTTAACAGAAGTGAGTACGGTAAATGGTCAGGAAGTTCGCAAAGTACTTGAAAGAACTGTAACAAAAGAAGCAGTTCCACAAATAATTGCTATTGGAACAAAGGAGGAGATTCAACCAAGTCCTCAACCTGTTCCAGTTGTAACTGCTAAAGGAACACAGGAAGAAGGTCATGCAGGGGAAGCTCCTGTACAGCCAGAGAACCCAGCTTATACCGGTGTTGTTGAAGCCAAGGGGACGCAAGAAGAAGGTCATGTGGGCGAAGCTCCTGTACAGCCAGAGAATCCCGCCTATACAGGAGTGGTGGAAGCCAAAGGGAACCAAGAAGAAGGCCATGTTGGTGAAGCTTCTGTACAACCAGAGAACCCAGCTTATACCGGTGTCGTTGAAGCCAAGGGAACACAGGAAGAAGGTCATGTGGGCGAAGCTCCGATTCAGCCTGAGAATCCAGCTTACCAAATAATGGAAGGAACGGTTACAGAAACAGAAACAGAGGTCCTTCCGTATGAAACCGAATATGTATCAGATGCAAATCGCTATACTGATGAAGAAAGTATCCTTCAAAAAGGAGAGGCAGGTAGTCAGGAAGTTCGCCGTGTCTATAAAACGGTCAATGGCGAGAAGATTGGTGAGCCTCTCAGCACAACAACTGAAACGGTAAAAGCACCTGTGACAGAAAAAATTAGTCGTGGGACCAAGGAGATTGAAGGGCAAGCAGAGGAAGTCGCTTTTGAGGAAATTCCATTTAAGACGGTAACCGAACAAGATGCCACCCTGCTAAAAGGAAGCGAAAGGGTTTCTCAAGCAGGAAAAAATGGGAAGAAGAAAATCACCAAGCTCTATAAGACCATTAAAGGTGTCAAAACTACGGATGCTCCAACGGTTTCGGAAGAAGTAGTTGAACAAGCCCAAGATCAGATTATTCAAAAAGGGAGCAAAGAACTTGAAAAGCCTACCTTAACCTTGACCCAGGTCGATAAGGAAGAATTGGAGCGTAGTGCCAAAGCTACCTATCAGTTAGACAAGCCAGAGGGGGTGACCATCAAGTCTATCCAGGCTGTATTGAAGAAGGGTGATCAAGTTGTGAAAACTTTTGCCCTTTCAGAGACTGATTTAGCAGCTGCCTTACTGGATTTAGACTACTACAAGGATTATACGCTTGCTACGACCATGGTCTATGATCGTGGAAATGGGGATGAAGAAGAGGTTCTCAAGGAAGAACCACTAAGACTTGACCTTAAAAAAGTCGAAGTCAAAAACATCAAGGAAACCAGTCTGATTAGCGTGGATGACCAAGGCCTTGAGACCGATCGTAGCCTCTTGTCAGAAACACCTTCAGATGTGAAACCTTATTACTTAAAGGTTACCACCCATGATAATAAGGTCACGAAACTAGCCGTTGATAAAATCGAAGAAGTGACGGTTGATGGCGCGACCCTCTACAAAGTAACAGCCAAAGCTCCAGATTTGGTCCAACGGACTGCAGACAACCAGTTCAATGAGGACTATGTCCACTATATTGCGAAACCAAAAGCTCATGAAGGTGATGTCTACTACAATTTCAACGAACTTGTAAAAGCCATGCAAGCCAATCCGACTGGAACCTTTAAGATTGGTAGCAATATGAATGCAGCCAATGTCCAACCAGCAGGAAAATCTTATGTAACCAATGCCTTCAAGGGAATTTTGGAAAGTACGGATGGAAATACATTTGCCATCCATAATATCACGCGACCACTGTTTGGGAATATCGAAGGTGGCTCGGTTAAGAATCTCTTGCTTGAAAATGTTGCGATTGACCTACCTGGGACTGATCGAGTAGCCCCAATCGCAGGTGTCATCAAAAACAATGCAACTGTTGAAAATATTAAAGTAACAGGAAGTGTTGTTGGGAACAATGACGTAGCAGGGATCGTCAATAAAATTGATGGTAGTGGGAAGGTTAGCAATGTTGCCTTTATCGGGAAACTGCACGCTGCAGGTAATAGAGGAGGCTATTTAGCGGGTGTTGTTGGTGAAAACTGGAAGGGTGTTGTTGAAAAAGCCTACGTTGACGCTGAAATTACTGGGAACAAAGCCAAAGCGGCAGGTCTCGTCTACTCCTCCCAAAATGGTGGCAATAACCATACAGTAGGTAAAGAAGGGGTCCTCAAAAACTCCGTTGCTAAAGGTTCTATCGAACTAAAAGAAGCTGTTCAGTCTGGTGGATTGCTGGGTACCAACTGGGCCTTGGGTGCTATTGAAGACAACATCACTATGATGAAAGTCAAAACAGGTGAGATGGTATTTGGTCATTCAGATATCGATGCAGATGATTACTTCACCTATTCAAGAACTAAGCGCAATTACAGTGTGGAAGGCGTGAGTGAAGGGAAGAAAACCTTTAACAACTCCCGTAAAATCCCAAGCATCTCGCTGGCAGAAGCTGAGCAGAAAATCGAAGCAATGGGAATCACTGCTGATAAATTCACCAGCAGCAAACCGATTGAAGATACGCTCAATCACCTTGTTAGCAAAGACGATCAATACAAAACAATCACGGGCTACGATGCCGCTCGCGAGCTAGCTTACCGCAATATCGCTAAATTGCAACCTTTCTATAATAAAGAATGGATTGTCGACCAAGGTAATAAACTTGCTGCAACTAGTCCTCTCTTGACCAAGGAAGTCTTGTCTGTGACCGCTATGAAGGGCAATGATTTTGTCACTGAACTAGCTGATGTCGACCACATCCTGATCCACTACGCAGATAAGACCAAAGATGTCTTCAGCATTTCACCGAAAGAGTCTAAAGTCAAACAAGTCAAAGAGTACAGTGTAGCGGAGCTCGGTGAAGTAGTCTACACGCCGAATATGGTGGACAAAGATCGTAGTGATCTCATTAGTGCCATCGTAGGGAAATTAAGTCCTGTCGAATTGCAATCGGATCCAATTTACACACATCTTGGTAGAACTGGTCCAAACAAGGTCAATGCCATTAAGAACCTTTACCTCGAGGAGAGTTTCCAAGAAGTCAAGGACAATCTGACTCACTTTGTCAAACAACTGGTTGAAAACCAAGACCATCAATTGAACACGGATGAGGCTGCCCAACGTGCGCTCATCAAGAAGATTGAGGACAATAAAGCGGCAGTTCTTTTGGGTCTTTCTTACCTCAACCGCTATTACGGAGTGAAGTTTGATGATGTCAATCTTAAGCAGCTCATGTTGTTCAAGCCAGACTTTTATGGGAAGAATGTTGATGTCTTAGACCGTTTGATTGAAATTGGTTCAAAAGAAGACTACATCAAAGGGACTCGTACCCACGATGCCTTCCGTGAAGTTGTGGCTAAATCGACTCTTTCTGGTAACTTAAATGACTTCCTGAAATACAATATGGAGCTCTTTACAAGTGATACAGACTTGAATGATTGGTTCATCAAAGCAACCAAAGACAATGTCTATATTGTGGAACCTGAGACGACCAATCCAGCATTCGCGTCTGCTAAACACAGAGCTTATGAGGGCTTAAACAATGATGTTCACGGTAAAATGATCTTGCCACTCTTGAACTTAAAAGATGCTCATATGTTCTTGATTTCAACCTACAATACCATGGCCTATAGTTCCTTCGAGAAATATGGCAAGAACACGGAAGCAGAACGAACTGCCTTCAAAGCCGAAATTGATAAGGTGGCTAAAGGACAACAGAATTACCTAGATTTCTGGTCACGTCTAGCAACGGATAAGGTACGCAATCAACTCTTGAAGAGCAATAATATGGTGCCGACCCCTGTCCTTGATAACCAAAACTACAAGGGCATTAGTACAGACCGTTATGGCCACACCAACAGTGGCAAAGATGTGGCTCCAATTCGTGAATTGTACGGGCCTACCGATCGTTACCATGCGACAGATTGGCGCATGGGGGCTGTAGCTCGAATTTACGGAAATCCATATAAAGACGACTCTGTCTTCTTCATGGTGACCGATATGATTAGTGATTTTGGGGTATCTGCCTTTACTCACGAAACGACTCACGTAAATGACCGTATGGTTTACTTAGGTGGGTGGAGACACCGTGAAGGGACTGATATTGAAGCCTTTGCCCAAGGAATGCTCCAAACACCATCTGTATCGAATCCAAATGGGGAATACAAAGCTTTAGGTCTCAACATGGCCTATGAACGTCCTAACGATGGCAATCAATGGTACAATACCAATCCAAACGACCTCACCTCACGCGATGAAATTGATCGTTACATGAAAGGTTATAACGATACGCTCATGCTTCTGGATTACCTAGAAGGGGAAGCTGTATTGGACAAACATAGTAAGGACTTAAACAATGCTTGGTTCAAGAAGGTTGATAAACAATACCGAGGAGCGAACACCAAGAATCAATTCGATAAGGTTCGGCCGTTGAGTGATGAGGAAAAAGCGATTGCTTTACACACAGTAGATGACCTCATCACCAATAATTTCATGACCAACCGTGGTCCTGGAAATGGCGTCTATAATCCATCTGACTTTGGTTCAGCCTATGTGACTGTGCCGATGATGACAGGGATCTATGGTGGGAACACCAGTGAAGGGGCTCCTGGAGCGATGTCCTTCAAACACAATACCTTCAGACTCTGGGGTTACTATGGTTATGAAAAAGGCTTCCTAGGTTATGCTTCGAACAAGTATAAACAAGAATCCAAACAAGCAGGCCATACGACTTTAGGGGATGATTACATCATTCAAAAGATTTCTGATGGAAGATTCAGTACCCTTGAAGATTGGAAGAAAGCTTACTTCAATGAA